From a region of the Hyalangium ruber genome:
- a CDS encoding D-alanine--D-alanine ligase family protein, with protein MATLQPLKIAILHYLPEGETIDPVVTQVGDSLRELGHESTTIAVSDRVFDILEKIESSKCDLVFNLCETFAEDYRMEVNVAALMELGRVKFTGSGTAGLLLAQDKILTKQLLEYHEIPTPDFATFDGVTVETNGDLEFPLIVKPARSDASIGIGKKSLVRTWEDLTKRVQEIRKELGDEALAEEFIEGREVYVGVIGTKEMPEILPIVELDFGNWDPKKPTISDREVKFGPETEGSPKLMIARNITPELRQRVERAALLAYRGLKLQDYARIDLRISSEGDPYILEVNPNPYLEDKSELALAAREKGLSYTQLVGRILESAAQRYGLGRKPAADKAPAAEKPAPAPVSATTPPG; from the coding sequence ATGGCCACGCTCCAGCCCTTGAAGATCGCCATCCTGCACTACCTCCCGGAGGGAGAGACCATCGATCCCGTGGTCACCCAGGTGGGTGACTCGCTCCGGGAATTGGGGCACGAGTCCACCACCATCGCCGTGAGCGATCGCGTCTTCGACATCCTCGAGAAGATCGAAAGCTCGAAGTGCGACCTGGTGTTCAACCTCTGCGAGACGTTCGCCGAGGACTACCGGATGGAGGTGAACGTCGCGGCGCTGATGGAGCTGGGGCGGGTGAAGTTCACCGGCTCGGGCACCGCGGGCCTGCTGCTGGCCCAGGACAAGATCCTCACCAAGCAGCTCCTGGAATACCACGAGATCCCCACCCCGGACTTCGCCACCTTCGACGGCGTCACCGTGGAGACCAACGGCGATCTCGAGTTCCCACTCATCGTCAAACCGGCCCGGAGCGACGCCTCGATCGGCATCGGGAAGAAGTCGCTGGTGCGCACCTGGGAGGACCTGACGAAGCGGGTGCAGGAGATCCGCAAGGAGCTGGGGGACGAGGCGCTCGCCGAGGAGTTCATCGAGGGGCGCGAGGTGTACGTGGGCGTGATTGGCACCAAGGAGATGCCGGAGATCCTCCCCATCGTGGAGCTGGACTTCGGCAACTGGGACCCCAAGAAGCCGACCATCTCCGATCGCGAGGTGAAGTTCGGCCCGGAGACGGAGGGCTCGCCCAAGCTGATGATCGCTCGCAACATCACCCCCGAGCTGCGCCAGCGCGTCGAGCGGGCCGCGCTGCTGGCCTACCGGGGGCTCAAGCTGCAGGACTACGCCCGAATCGACCTGCGCATCTCCTCGGAGGGCGATCCGTACATCCTCGAGGTGAACCCCAACCCGTACCTGGAGGACAAGAGCGAGCTGGCGCTGGCGGCCCGGGAGAAGGGCCTGTCCTACACCCAGCTGGTGGGCCGCATCCTGGAGTCGGCGGCGCAGCGCTACGGGCTGGGGCGCAAGCCAGCGGCGGACAAGGCGCCTGCCGCCGAGAAGCCAGCCCCCGCTCCGGTGTCTGCCACCACCCCCCCGGGCTGA
- a CDS encoding tryptophan dimethylallyltransferase family protein, giving the protein MNRVLEQLKEKQQTFAGSAFVAFLQDSRHAPQDRLSFLPCVTPLVMGMAELGSKLLGEDCDPVTRRTAEARNWVLFRKDLQALELDTAADLSGMLQLVWGEDSSEARRALYGLTKMAAEASPIKRQVLMMTLDAVSRVALTALEHVAREVKSSCGKTLGCFNALHTLLDVGPWAVGAVELDLLPEMEQEALEMVDEVFTLIGDMADQLQGYAERKIEVRDQQFRWELLKTEVEQTSAQSFQEFGNSRIQALCQSVGFGASDTQLVQRFFNFMSSSWGERRIGETPPWKCDVTDDHTPYELSLALEGSRPEIRFLIETQRPDGPTTLQSSWDDGLALNDRLNQEFGVPLERFNLVKDLFEPRVPTARFSLWHAFCLKPNGQPELKVYLNPKARGPEHSKALVKEALTRLGFTNAWRFLSEVAMRRGGKDQLIYFSLDMAGQAAARVKIYIAHTDATADDIEAVMSQAKEYVPGEAQAFCQKLQKEGRFQAPRSTLTCLAFTSDDDVRPYSVTLHCPIRCYVENDQESMKRIRNVLAPQSYTVLDSAVNALCRRPLESAVGLIQWASMRREGGKVRATFYLATEAYGIVVPRAVETQRPAGISLMSA; this is encoded by the coding sequence ATGAACCGGGTTCTGGAGCAGCTGAAAGAGAAGCAGCAGACCTTCGCCGGTTCGGCGTTCGTGGCTTTTCTCCAGGACTCACGTCACGCTCCCCAGGATCGTCTCAGCTTCCTGCCTTGCGTCACCCCGTTGGTGATGGGGATGGCGGAGCTGGGCAGCAAGCTGCTGGGCGAGGACTGCGACCCCGTGACGCGGCGCACCGCCGAGGCCCGCAACTGGGTGCTGTTCCGCAAGGATCTCCAGGCGCTCGAGCTGGACACCGCCGCCGACCTCAGCGGGATGCTGCAGCTGGTGTGGGGCGAGGACAGCAGCGAGGCGCGCCGCGCCCTGTACGGGCTGACGAAGATGGCCGCCGAGGCCAGCCCCATCAAGCGCCAGGTGCTGATGATGACGCTGGACGCGGTGAGCCGCGTGGCGTTGACCGCCCTGGAGCACGTGGCCCGCGAGGTGAAGTCCAGCTGCGGCAAGACGCTGGGCTGCTTCAATGCCCTGCACACCCTGCTGGATGTCGGGCCGTGGGCGGTTGGCGCGGTGGAGCTCGATCTTCTGCCCGAAATGGAGCAGGAGGCCTTGGAGATGGTCGATGAGGTGTTCACCCTCATTGGCGATATGGCCGATCAGCTTCAGGGGTACGCCGAGCGCAAGATCGAGGTTCGCGATCAGCAGTTCCGCTGGGAGCTGCTGAAGACGGAGGTGGAGCAGACCTCCGCTCAGTCGTTCCAGGAGTTCGGCAACTCGCGCATCCAGGCCCTGTGCCAGTCGGTGGGCTTCGGCGCCTCGGACACGCAGCTGGTGCAGCGCTTCTTCAACTTCATGAGCAGCTCCTGGGGTGAGCGCCGCATCGGCGAGACGCCCCCCTGGAAGTGCGACGTCACCGACGACCACACCCCGTACGAGCTCTCCCTGGCGCTGGAGGGCAGCCGCCCGGAGATCCGCTTCCTGATCGAGACCCAGCGCCCCGACGGCCCCACCACGCTGCAGTCGAGCTGGGACGATGGGCTGGCGCTCAATGATCGGCTCAACCAGGAGTTCGGCGTCCCGCTGGAGCGCTTCAACCTGGTGAAGGACCTGTTCGAGCCCCGCGTACCCACCGCGCGCTTCTCGCTGTGGCACGCCTTCTGCCTCAAGCCCAACGGGCAGCCCGAGCTCAAGGTGTACCTCAACCCGAAGGCGCGCGGCCCCGAGCACTCCAAGGCCCTGGTGAAGGAGGCCCTCACCCGGCTGGGCTTCACCAACGCCTGGCGCTTCCTCTCCGAGGTGGCGATGCGCCGCGGGGGCAAGGACCAGCTCATCTACTTCTCGCTGGACATGGCTGGCCAGGCCGCCGCCCGCGTGAAGATCTACATCGCCCACACCGACGCCACCGCCGACGACATCGAGGCGGTCATGTCCCAGGCCAAGGAGTACGTGCCGGGCGAGGCGCAGGCCTTCTGCCAGAAGCTGCAGAAGGAGGGTCGCTTCCAGGCGCCGCGCTCCACGCTCACGTGCCTGGCGTTCACCTCGGATGACGACGTGCGGCCCTACAGCGTCACGCTGCACTGCCCCATCCGCTGCTACGTCGAGAACGACCAGGAGTCGATGAAGCGCATCCGCAACGTGCTGGCTCCGCAGAGCTACACGGTGCTCGACAGCGCGGTGAACGCCCTGTGCCGCCGGCCGCTGGAGTCGGCGGTGGGCCTCATCCAGTGGGCCTCGATGCGGCGCGAGGGCGGCAAGGTGCGGGCGACCTTCTACCTGGCCACCGAGGCCTACGGAATCGTGGTGCCCCGCGCCGTGGAGACGCAGCGCCCCGCGGGCATCTCCCTGATGAGCGCCTGA
- a CDS encoding DMT family transporter produces MSASPSERPPSPSAFSLSDLALLTVVVIWGTNYTVVKEALDTVPALAFMSLRFGLAAAAMGVLLLWLEGWKPLPRATLLRLMGLGLVGNTLYQLCFMLGLSHTTAANSGMLAAVTPVLVTVLGGVLGLDRLTRPVLMALVLAVPGMLLVVGARGPELSAETRLGDLLILGGSACWAIYTVGIRAMGTELSAMRITAMAMLTGAPGVVLVGLPEVLRLEPARIGVGAWAGLVYSALIPLVLSYFVWSRSVQKVGSSRTSLYNAGIPVVAALTAWGIRGERPTALQAAGAALILSGVLVSRRR; encoded by the coding sequence GTGAGCGCAAGTCCTTCTGAGCGGCCCCCCTCCCCTTCCGCTTTTTCCCTATCGGATCTCGCCCTGCTGACCGTGGTGGTCATCTGGGGGACCAACTACACGGTGGTGAAGGAGGCGTTGGACACCGTGCCCGCGCTGGCCTTCATGTCGCTGCGCTTTGGGCTGGCGGCGGCGGCCATGGGGGTATTGCTGTTGTGGTTGGAGGGGTGGAAGCCCCTGCCCCGGGCCACGCTCCTGCGGCTCATGGGGCTGGGGCTGGTGGGCAACACCCTGTACCAGCTCTGTTTCATGCTGGGCCTGTCGCACACCACCGCGGCCAACAGCGGAATGCTGGCGGCGGTGACGCCGGTGCTGGTGACGGTGCTGGGCGGAGTGCTGGGGTTGGATCGGCTCACCCGGCCGGTGCTGATGGCACTGGTGCTGGCGGTGCCGGGCATGCTGCTGGTGGTGGGCGCGCGCGGGCCGGAGCTGAGCGCGGAGACGCGGCTGGGCGACCTGCTCATCCTCGGGGGCAGCGCGTGCTGGGCCATCTATACGGTGGGCATCCGCGCCATGGGCACGGAGCTGTCGGCGATGCGCATCACGGCGATGGCGATGCTCACCGGGGCCCCGGGGGTGGTGCTGGTGGGCCTGCCGGAGGTGCTGCGGCTGGAGCCCGCGCGCATCGGCGTGGGCGCGTGGGCGGGCCTCGTCTACTCGGCGCTGATCCCCCTGGTGCTGTCCTACTTCGTCTGGAGCCGCAGCGTGCAGAAGGTCGGCAGCAGCCGCACGTCCCTCTACAACGCGGGGATACCGGTGGTGGCGGCGCTCACGGCGTGGGGCATCCGGGGCGAGCGTCCCACGGCGCTCCAGGCGGCCGGCGCGGCGCTGATCCTGTCCGGAGTGCTGGTGAGCCGACGGCGCTGA
- a CDS encoding pseudouridine-5'-phosphate glycosidase, with protein sequence MTFLRFSDEVRRALDAKAPLVALETSVVAQGLPYPDNLGAARACEEAVRRAGAVPAPIAVVDGEVWIGLEESAMRRLAEGKERLMKLGSRDLPVAMALKASGGTTVSATCELAAAAGIRVFATGGLGGVHRGVSEHWDISQDIGALARYPVAVVCAGAKSVLDLPKTMESLETAGVPVIGVGTNELPSFYSRGSGLPLEHRVDDVDTAARIVHARLRLGQGGMVFALPPPEDVALPRADVELHIASALAEADRQGIRGKAVTPFLLADMAKRTGGKTLKVNLALLTNNSRFAGELAVALARG encoded by the coding sequence ATGACATTCCTCCGTTTCTCCGACGAGGTGCGCCGCGCGCTGGATGCGAAGGCGCCGTTGGTCGCGCTCGAGACGAGCGTGGTGGCCCAAGGCCTGCCGTACCCGGACAACCTCGGAGCCGCGCGCGCCTGTGAGGAGGCCGTGCGCCGCGCCGGTGCCGTGCCCGCGCCCATCGCCGTGGTGGATGGCGAGGTGTGGATCGGCCTGGAGGAGAGCGCCATGCGCCGCCTCGCCGAGGGCAAGGAGCGGCTGATGAAGCTCGGCTCGCGCGATCTGCCCGTGGCCATGGCCCTGAAGGCCAGCGGGGGCACCACCGTGAGCGCCACCTGCGAGCTGGCCGCCGCCGCTGGCATCCGCGTCTTCGCCACCGGAGGCCTGGGCGGCGTACACCGGGGCGTCAGCGAGCACTGGGACATCTCCCAGGACATCGGCGCGCTGGCCCGCTACCCCGTGGCCGTGGTGTGCGCCGGGGCCAAGTCCGTGCTGGATCTCCCCAAGACGATGGAGTCGCTGGAGACCGCGGGCGTGCCCGTCATCGGCGTGGGCACGAACGAGCTGCCGTCCTTCTACAGCCGCGGTTCGGGCCTGCCCCTGGAGCACCGGGTCGATGACGTCGACACGGCCGCCCGCATCGTCCACGCTCGGCTCCGGCTGGGGCAGGGGGGCATGGTGTTCGCGCTCCCTCCGCCCGAGGACGTGGCCCTGCCGCGCGCGGACGTGGAGCTGCACATCGCCTCCGCGCTCGCCGAGGCGGATCGCCAGGGCATTCGCGGCAAGGCCGTCACCCCGTTCCTGCTCGCGGACATGGCCAAGCGCACCGGGGGCAAGACGCTCAAGGTCAACCTGGCGCTGCTCACGAACAACTCCCGGTTCGCCGGTGAGCTGGCCGTGGCGCTCGCCAGGGGCTGA
- a CDS encoding deoxynucleoside kinase, whose product MARKKFIAVAGNIGAGKTELTSFLCRKYGLTPYFEPNDKNPYLADFYKDMKTWAFRSQIFFLTHKFRLHREMEQHSGTVLQDRTIYEDAEIFAKNLHRQRFIDRRDWQTYRELYETISQALSPPDLMIYLRCPVQTLKERIRLRGRVMEKDIPTTYLKRLNNLYEEWFAHYKMSPVLVLGTDKLDYLTNLVDRVDLFRQIEKHL is encoded by the coding sequence GTGGCCAGGAAAAAGTTCATCGCCGTCGCGGGCAACATCGGCGCCGGGAAGACGGAGCTCACCTCGTTCCTCTGCCGCAAGTACGGCCTCACGCCGTACTTCGAGCCGAACGACAAGAACCCGTACCTCGCTGACTTCTACAAGGACATGAAGACGTGGGCGTTCCGCTCACAGATCTTCTTCCTTACCCACAAGTTCCGGCTCCACCGCGAGATGGAGCAGCACAGCGGCACCGTGTTGCAGGACCGCACCATCTATGAGGATGCGGAGATCTTCGCCAAGAACCTCCACCGCCAGCGCTTCATCGACCGGCGGGACTGGCAGACGTACCGGGAGCTCTACGAGACGATCTCCCAGGCGCTGTCACCCCCGGATCTGATGATCTACCTGCGCTGCCCGGTCCAGACGCTGAAGGAGCGTATCCGGCTGCGCGGACGCGTCATGGAGAAGGACATCCCCACCACCTACCTCAAGCGCCTCAACAACCTGTATGAGGAGTGGTTCGCCCACTACAAGATGTCGCCTGTGCTCGTATTGGGGACCGACAAGTTGGATTACCTCACCAACCTGGTGGACCGCGTCGACCTCTTCCGCCAGATCGAGAAGCACCTGTGA
- a CDS encoding PilZ domain-containing protein, with protein MSEHERRRHQRYTLQLTIRLVRGGQELTADIVNASASGCLLQVAVPLEPGEVLSGSIPEMMIPEAKLRVLRCLSGATGYMVATCFETLAAHEPAIARMSDDLREADPKGGWLN; from the coding sequence ATGTCCGAGCACGAGCGGCGTCGGCATCAGCGCTACACCCTGCAGTTGACCATTCGGCTCGTGCGGGGCGGCCAGGAGTTGACCGCTGATATCGTCAACGCCTCCGCCAGTGGGTGCCTGTTGCAGGTGGCTGTGCCCCTGGAGCCGGGAGAGGTGCTCAGCGGCAGCATCCCCGAGATGATGATTCCCGAGGCGAAGCTGCGCGTGCTGCGCTGCCTCTCGGGAGCCACCGGGTACATGGTCGCCACGTGCTTCGAGACCTTGGCGGCCCATGAGCCTGCCATCGCTCGCATGTCGGATGATCTGCGCGAGGCAGACCCCAAGGGCGGTTGGTTGAACTGA
- a CDS encoding putative zinc-binding metallopeptidase, translating into MLSPSQITFREKTITDPHEAADSPRRPEREALLQARIKDLKLHLKGTALERHIQQLYGELEAKGISFRPECYLSDQWGCPSGVPVIGLPFYLADPRLHTLEAELGGDAETEREILMYLRHEAGHAFNYAYRLYDTEEWRKIFGDYSKPYHDDYKPRPFSRKYVVHISGWYAQKHPDEDFAETFAVWLTPGMDWAKRYAGWGALKKLHYVDEILKRLGRTPQLVQLADRDLDVEDMEETVLDHYRQRQLEERVELSLRDHLDQELLGLFEPADAAPASAETLVRAERQSLIQAVTQYSGVGAPMVRALVDHLVDRATALRLTIHLDKTREYLTKLTSLVTALAMNYLYTDRFFEVD; encoded by the coding sequence ATGCTCTCGCCTTCCCAGATCACCTTCCGCGAAAAGACCATCACCGATCCGCACGAGGCGGCCGACTCGCCACGCCGTCCGGAGCGCGAGGCGCTGCTCCAAGCGCGCATCAAGGATCTCAAGCTCCACCTGAAGGGCACGGCCCTGGAGCGGCACATCCAGCAGCTCTACGGCGAGCTGGAGGCCAAGGGCATCTCCTTCCGGCCCGAGTGCTACCTGTCGGATCAGTGGGGCTGCCCCTCGGGGGTGCCGGTCATCGGCCTGCCCTTCTACCTGGCGGACCCTCGGCTGCACACGCTGGAGGCGGAGCTGGGCGGCGACGCGGAGACGGAGCGCGAGATCCTCATGTACCTGCGCCACGAAGCCGGGCACGCGTTCAACTACGCCTACCGCCTCTATGACACCGAGGAGTGGCGGAAGATCTTCGGCGACTACTCCAAGCCCTACCACGACGACTACAAGCCGCGGCCGTTCAGCCGCAAGTACGTGGTGCACATCTCCGGCTGGTACGCGCAGAAGCACCCGGACGAGGACTTCGCGGAGACGTTCGCGGTGTGGCTCACGCCGGGAATGGACTGGGCCAAGCGCTACGCGGGCTGGGGCGCGCTCAAGAAGCTCCACTACGTGGACGAGATCCTCAAGCGCCTGGGCCGCACGCCGCAGCTGGTGCAGCTCGCCGACCGGGATCTCGACGTGGAGGACATGGAGGAGACGGTCCTCGACCACTACCGCCAGCGCCAGCTCGAGGAGCGCGTGGAGCTGTCGCTGCGAGACCACCTGGACCAGGAGCTGCTGGGCCTCTTCGAGCCGGCGGACGCGGCGCCGGCGAGCGCCGAGACGCTGGTGCGCGCCGAGCGCCAGTCCCTCATCCAGGCCGTCACCCAGTACAGCGGCGTGGGCGCCCCCATGGTGCGCGCGCTGGTGGACCACCTCGTGGATCGCGCCACCGCGCTGCGCCTCACCATCCACCTGGACAAGACGCGCGAGTACCTCACCAAGCTCACCTCATTGGTGACGGCGCTGGCGATGAACTACCTCTACACGGACCGCTTCTTCGAGGTGGACTGA
- a CDS encoding serine/threonine protein kinase, translating to MASPCPHCGSTDGVDHLCGGASLALLGTVLDGRYKIESVLGQGGMGMVFRATQTSVQRPVAVKTLNPALAAAPTFFERFRREAEVASRLRHPNVITIYDFGRAQDNTCYYVMELLEGESLKEIVKRDGPMSLRRAVNIMEQAARGLAHAHAENCVHRDLKPHNIMVQQLDGKDFVKVLDFGLVKALEQEEEEQLTSTGQVLGTPQYMPPEQAGGEVVDQRSDLYSLTGVLYYCLTGTSPYGANTVRKALTAALTQTVPPVNSKRQGAPVSAELDAFMQKGLAREKEDRFQSAEEFIDAMLDAVADLSPEQMDARPSGGATAREGGSGSRPSGVSGARKSPGSASSARPSKASANSNRSAPSNVIVSRSAVGSAPSASRPRASGGTSQRAPAPPPPAPPPPEPPAGMSTGMKAGIIGGALLLLLGGGAVVVLRPGGSESTATTPTQVVEVPREQPVRPAPTKPPPETPQPSAPTISPTVAVKINSSPSGAGIFNEEGTQIGTTPTSLVLSRDKTHKLKLQLQGYQDAERPLNLGSVADNSVVVDVPLSPVRTATPSKPKPPKQGGGDKSDITIFE from the coding sequence ATGGCCTCCCCCTGTCCTCACTGTGGAAGCACCGACGGAGTCGATCACCTGTGCGGCGGCGCCAGCCTGGCGCTGCTGGGCACGGTGCTCGATGGCCGCTACAAGATCGAAAGTGTGCTCGGCCAGGGCGGCATGGGCATGGTCTTCCGCGCCACGCAGACCTCCGTGCAGCGCCCGGTGGCCGTCAAGACGCTCAACCCGGCGCTGGCCGCCGCGCCCACCTTCTTCGAGCGCTTCCGCCGCGAGGCCGAGGTCGCCAGCCGCCTGCGCCACCCCAACGTCATCACCATCTATGACTTCGGCCGCGCCCAGGACAACACCTGCTACTACGTGATGGAGCTCCTGGAGGGCGAGAGCCTCAAGGAGATCGTCAAGCGCGACGGGCCCATGTCCCTGCGCCGCGCGGTGAACATCATGGAGCAGGCCGCGCGCGGGCTGGCGCACGCCCACGCAGAGAACTGCGTCCACCGCGACCTCAAGCCGCACAACATCATGGTGCAGCAGCTCGACGGGAAGGACTTCGTCAAGGTGCTGGACTTCGGCCTGGTGAAGGCCCTGGAGCAGGAGGAGGAAGAGCAGCTCACCTCCACCGGCCAGGTGCTCGGCACGCCGCAGTACATGCCGCCCGAGCAGGCCGGCGGTGAAGTCGTGGATCAGCGCTCGGACCTGTACTCGCTGACGGGCGTCCTCTACTACTGCCTCACCGGCACCTCGCCCTACGGCGCCAACACGGTGCGCAAGGCGCTGACCGCCGCGCTCACGCAGACGGTGCCGCCGGTCAACAGCAAGCGCCAGGGCGCCCCGGTGTCCGCCGAGCTCGATGCCTTCATGCAGAAGGGCCTCGCGCGCGAGAAGGAGGACCGCTTCCAGTCGGCCGAGGAGTTCATCGACGCGATGCTGGACGCGGTGGCGGACCTGTCGCCCGAGCAGATGGACGCGCGGCCCTCGGGTGGGGCTACCGCGCGCGAGGGCGGCAGTGGCAGCCGGCCCAGCGGTGTGTCCGGCGCGCGCAAGAGCCCCGGCAGCGCCAGCAGCGCACGGCCCTCGAAGGCCTCGGCCAACTCCAACCGCAGCGCGCCCTCCAACGTCATCGTCTCCCGGAGCGCCGTGGGCAGCGCTCCTTCCGCCAGCCGGCCCCGCGCCAGCGGCGGGACCTCCCAGCGCGCCCCCGCCCCTCCTCCTCCGGCACCGCCGCCGCCCGAGCCTCCCGCCGGCATGTCCACCGGCATGAAGGCGGGGATCATCGGCGGCGCCCTGCTCCTGCTCCTCGGGGGCGGCGCGGTGGTGGTCCTGAGGCCGGGTGGCTCCGAGTCCACCGCGACGACGCCCACGCAGGTGGTGGAGGTCCCTCGCGAGCAGCCCGTGCGGCCGGCTCCGACGAAGCCTCCCCCCGAGACGCCGCAGCCCTCGGCGCCGACCATCAGCCCGACCGTGGCGGTGAAGATCAACTCCTCCCCTTCGGGCGCCGGCATCTTCAACGAGGAGGGCACGCAGATCGGCACCACGCCCACCTCGCTGGTGCTCTCGCGCGACAAGACGCACAAGCTGAAGCTCCAACTCCAGGGCTACCAGGACGCGGAGCGGCCGTTGAACCTCGGCTCCGTGGCGGACAACTCCGTGGTGGTGGACGTGCCGCTGTCGCCCGTGCGCACCGCCACCCCAAGCAAGCCCAAGCCCCCCAAGCAGGGCGGCGGCGACAAGTCGGACATCACCATCTTCGAGTAG
- a CDS encoding sigma 54-interacting transcriptional regulator: MPALLLLSGPSSGRRFEVVSEVTLGRSPSCEIQLDDDKVSRRHARVFLRQGQAWLSDLGSRNGTLVNGERVEGEALLLPGDRVQVGETIAVYEPPIQATMAETEPLDASHIPIAEVLPHVGPEAGLFSAGVALLGATSEAMVLRRLVDEAVHALNADRAAALLGGHDGLLTAAVSGASSVEVPRFMASLAMDLKEVASSATALCTPLVASGGMPFGLLYVERAQPFFSALDARLVAALGRMGGEAYTAMRSRVEVEQAPAPVTLVGSSRPLRRMIEQARRAAASTVPVVIYGEPGAGKSLLAHYIHSRSPRALGPLVAVDCRQPPAVVEELLFGRASAPGEPPRSSALLRADGGTLLLQHVEALSRTVVERLTRLLARKVASARHGGEEPVDLRLIATSGTAVQLLAAKGEVDPALATALSGLEIEVPPLRERRADVLGLFEHFAMRGARLSRSAPPGLSSGARRLLVDYDWPHNVRELKLVSERLALVYAGKEVHALRLPPEIQEGSAASEPRSLQHLVERLERDAITEALQATGGKKIRAAERLGISRPTLDKKIDEYAITVEKSRRG; the protein is encoded by the coding sequence ATGCCAGCCCTGCTGCTGCTCTCCGGGCCTTCCTCCGGCCGCCGCTTCGAGGTGGTCTCGGAGGTCACGCTCGGCCGCAGCCCCTCATGCGAGATCCAGCTCGACGACGACAAGGTGTCGCGTCGGCACGCGCGCGTCTTCCTGCGCCAGGGTCAGGCATGGCTCAGCGATCTCGGCTCGCGCAACGGCACCCTCGTCAATGGCGAGCGCGTGGAGGGCGAGGCGCTGCTGTTGCCCGGTGACCGGGTCCAGGTGGGGGAGACGATCGCCGTTTACGAGCCGCCCATCCAGGCGACCATGGCGGAGACGGAGCCGCTGGATGCCAGCCACATCCCCATCGCCGAGGTGCTGCCGCACGTGGGGCCCGAGGCCGGCCTGTTCTCGGCCGGGGTGGCGCTGCTGGGCGCCACCAGCGAGGCCATGGTGCTGCGGCGGTTGGTGGATGAGGCCGTGCATGCCCTGAACGCGGACCGCGCCGCGGCGCTGCTGGGCGGCCATGACGGCCTGCTCACCGCGGCGGTGTCCGGCGCCTCCTCCGTCGAGGTGCCGCGCTTCATGGCCAGCCTCGCCATGGATCTCAAGGAGGTGGCCTCCTCCGCCACCGCCCTGTGTACCCCGCTGGTGGCTTCCGGGGGCATGCCGTTCGGCCTGCTCTATGTGGAGCGCGCCCAGCCGTTCTTCTCCGCCCTGGATGCCCGCCTCGTGGCCGCGCTGGGGCGCATGGGCGGCGAGGCGTATACCGCCATGCGCTCGCGCGTCGAGGTGGAGCAGGCGCCCGCGCCGGTGACGCTGGTGGGCTCCTCGCGGCCCTTGCGCCGCATGATCGAACAGGCCCGGCGCGCGGCCGCCAGCACCGTGCCCGTCGTCATTTATGGAGAGCCGGGGGCCGGAAAGAGCCTGCTGGCCCACTACATCCACTCGCGCTCGCCTCGGGCGCTCGGGCCCCTGGTGGCCGTGGACTGCCGCCAGCCTCCCGCTGTCGTGGAGGAGCTCCTCTTCGGTCGGGCCAGCGCTCCCGGCGAGCCGCCTCGCTCCTCGGCGCTGCTGCGCGCCGACGGGGGCACGCTGCTGCTCCAGCACGTGGAGGCGCTCTCACGCACCGTGGTGGAGCGGTTGACCCGGTTGCTGGCGCGCAAGGTGGCCTCCGCGCGGCACGGAGGCGAGGAGCCGGTGGACCTGCGCCTCATCGCCACCTCGGGCACGGCGGTGCAGTTGCTGGCCGCCAAGGGCGAGGTGGACCCGGCGCTGGCCACGGCCCTGTCGGGGCTGGAGATCGAGGTGCCCCCGTTGCGCGAGCGGCGCGCGGATGTGCTCGGCCTCTTCGAGCACTTCGCCATGCGCGGGGCTCGGCTCAGCCGCTCGGCGCCTCCCGGGCTCAGCTCCGGGGCCCGGCGTCTGCTGGTGGACTACGACTGGCCCCACAACGTGCGCGAGCTGAAGCTGGTGAGCGAGCGGCTGGCGCTGGTGTACGCCGGCAAGGAGGTCCACGCGCTGCGGCTGCCTCCGGAGATCCAGGAGGGGAGTGCCGCCTCGGAGCCCCGCAGCCTGCAACACCTCGTGGAGCGCCTGGAGCGGGACGCCATCACCGAGGCCCTGCAGGCCACCGGGGGCAAGAAGATCCGCGCCGCCGAGCGGCTGGGCATCAGCCGCCCCACGCTGGACAAGAAGATCGACGAGTACGCCATCACCGTGGAGAAGTCCCGGCGCGGCTGA
- a CDS encoding GAF domain-containing protein: MAEVTLDLRGRPKAEAYAELHKHVEAVLEGLDDEIAAMSTMSCLLHFAFGHLWTGFYRVVEPGKLLRVGPYQGTLGCLEIKFGRGVCGTAAATRETVVVPDVHAFPGHIACDGRSASEIVVPVFGQNRELIAVLDIDSEHKATFDDEDRKALESLMAWFSRKR; encoded by the coding sequence ATGGCCGAAGTGACCCTGGATCTGCGCGGAAGGCCCAAGGCCGAAGCGTACGCCGAGCTCCACAAGCACGTCGAAGCGGTGCTGGAGGGCCTCGACGACGAGATCGCCGCGATGTCGACGATGAGCTGCCTGCTGCACTTTGCCTTCGGTCACCTGTGGACGGGGTTCTACCGGGTGGTGGAGCCGGGCAAGCTGCTGCGAGTGGGCCCCTACCAGGGGACGCTGGGCTGCCTGGAGATCAAATTCGGCAGGGGCGTGTGCGGCACCGCCGCGGCCACGCGCGAGACGGTGGTGGTGCCCGACGTGCATGCCTTCCCGGGCCACATCGCCTGTGACGGACGCTCGGCCTCGGAGATCGTCGTGCCAGTGTTCGGGCAGAACCGCGAGCTGATCGCGGTCCTGGACATCGACTCGGAGCACAAGGCCACCTTCGACGACGAGGACCGCAAGGCCCTCGAGTCGTTGATGGCCTGGTTCTCGCGCAAGCGCTAG